Proteins encoded together in one Anoxybacillus flavithermus window:
- a CDS encoding Jag N-terminal domain-containing protein, which produces MDCIEVKGNTLEEAIAEGLKQLQATREDVVVEIVQQERKKLFGIVSQPAVVRLTKKHQTKQTVQQKEGKAWIQDGDFCYECLDVGPTIIIGEGVICLHNGKAIEGKVTLQEGDDVRICPKEESIAQSVWRVDVDAIYIQFKILTSGSRSTPDAAQHLIRVL; this is translated from the coding sequence ATGGATTGCATCGAGGTAAAAGGAAACACGCTAGAAGAAGCGATTGCAGAAGGGCTAAAACAACTTCAAGCGACGCGTGAAGATGTCGTCGTTGAAATCGTTCAACAAGAGCGTAAAAAGCTGTTTGGTATCGTTTCGCAACCAGCTGTTGTTCGACTAACGAAGAAGCATCAAACAAAGCAAACTGTTCAGCAGAAAGAAGGAAAAGCGTGGATACAAGACGGAGATTTTTGTTACGAATGTTTGGACGTAGGCCCAACGATCATTATTGGCGAGGGAGTCATTTGTTTGCATAACGGGAAAGCGATCGAAGGAAAGGTGACGTTACAAGAAGGCGACGACGTTCGCATTTGCCCAAAAGAAGAAAGCATTGCACAATCCGTTTGGAGAGTTGATGTAGATGCTATATACATCCAATTTAAAATTTTAACCTCTGGTTCACGCAGTACACCCGATGCGGCGCAACACCTCATCCGGGTGTTGTAG
- a CDS encoding IS630 family transposase translates to MDETHVRAYQALRTTWAEVGNQKQVPSYGHHAHVSIFGAVDVQQGDVVFHRASSANAETFLDFLRRLKEKYADQFLVLVLDNARIHHAKMVQAFLDGEEGTAFHFIFLPPYSPQLNPIERLWKWLKDEVIANVFHKDQNDIAQSITRFEQYVLQHPDEVLRRIGCTA, encoded by the coding sequence GTGGATGAGACACATGTTCGTGCTTATCAAGCGCTACGTACGACATGGGCAGAAGTAGGAAATCAAAAACAAGTGCCAAGCTACGGTCACCATGCCCACGTTTCTATTTTTGGCGCCGTCGATGTTCAACAAGGCGATGTGGTTTTCCATCGTGCTTCATCTGCCAATGCCGAAACGTTCCTTGACTTTTTGCGCCGATTGAAAGAGAAATATGCCGATCAATTCCTCGTGCTTGTGTTAGACAATGCGCGTATTCATCATGCCAAGATGGTACAAGCCTTTCTTGATGGCGAGGAAGGTACTGCTTTTCATTTCATCTTTTTGCCGCCGTATTCTCCACAGTTGAACCCGATTGAACGGTTATGGAAGTGGTTGAAAGATGAAGTGATTGCCAATGTTTTTCACAAGGATCAAAATGACATTGCCCAGTCCATTACTCGCTTTGAACAGTACGTTCTACAACACCCGGATGAGGTGTTGCGCCGCATCGGGTGTACTGCGTGA
- a CDS encoding helix-turn-helix domain-containing protein: MKRLKITNDHGWTPRTLRKQERKIKDASLRVRVTAVRLVMEGHLGKDVAKMVNLCRQSVAIYVARFNQGGLDHLLDRRLPPGRVPFLTEEQQQEIRQLVLTTTPVDAGWGIASSWNTRILQSYIQQTYGVSMSREGIRKLLHRLRLSWTRPTYKLVKGDAKRQAAFQKELEFIKKN; the protein is encoded by the coding sequence ATGAAACGTTTGAAAATCACAAATGATCACGGTTGGACGCCTCGAACACTTCGGAAACAAGAACGGAAAATCAAAGATGCTTCCCTTCGCGTTCGGGTGACCGCTGTTCGTCTTGTCATGGAAGGTCATCTCGGTAAAGATGTGGCCAAAATGGTCAATCTATGCCGTCAATCCGTTGCCATCTACGTTGCACGGTTTAATCAAGGTGGGCTCGATCATCTACTCGATCGTCGGTTGCCGCCTGGTCGTGTGCCGTTTCTTACGGAAGAACAACAACAAGAAATTAGACAACTCGTGTTAACTACCACACCTGTGGATGCTGGCTGGGGCATCGCTTCATCATGGAACACGCGCATTTTACAATCTTACATCCAACAAACTTATGGCGTTTCGATGTCACGTGAAGGGATTCGTAAGTTGTTGCATCGTCTTCGTTTGTCATGGACACGTCCGACGTATAAGCTCGTCAAAGGAGACGCTAAGCGTCAAGCTGCCTTTCAAAAAGAACTTGAATTTATAAAAAAAAACTAA